The Castellaniella sp. genome includes a window with the following:
- a CDS encoding ABC transporter substrate-binding protein translates to MKTKKLLLWMALAAAIPSWAGAAGTEPLRIGILNDQSGLYSDFGGATSVTAAQMAVKDFGGEVLGRKIEVVSADHQNKTDIATSVARKWFDVDHVEMIGDLTNSAVALAVQGLAQEKGKITIASGPFSAALTGKACSPTGFHWAFDTYASSVGTATGLVQEGAKSWFILGADYAYGKQLAADLTKVVEKNGGQIVGEVFHPVGTSDFASFLLQAQSSKAQAVALANAGADTSNSIKQAAEFGLTQGGQKLVALGIVISDVHALGLEKAQGLVATTPFYWNRDDASRKFSARFMEQTGRQPGMVQASVYSSTLHYLKAVKAAGSTDGKVVAEKMRELPVHDFFAENGVVRKDGWMAHDMYLVQVKTPAESKGPWDYYNILRTLPADLVSIPLADSTCPLVKG, encoded by the coding sequence ATGAAGACGAAGAAGCTATTGCTGTGGATGGCGCTGGCGGCGGCGATTCCATCGTGGGCTGGTGCTGCGGGCACCGAGCCACTGCGTATTGGGATCTTGAATGACCAATCCGGTCTGTATTCTGATTTTGGCGGCGCAACGTCCGTCACAGCGGCGCAGATGGCGGTCAAGGATTTTGGCGGCGAGGTCCTGGGGCGCAAAATCGAGGTTGTCTCCGCTGATCACCAGAACAAGACCGATATTGCGACGTCGGTCGCGCGTAAGTGGTTCGATGTCGATCATGTCGAGATGATTGGGGATTTGACCAATTCCGCCGTGGCGCTGGCCGTGCAGGGCCTGGCCCAGGAAAAAGGCAAGATCACGATTGCTTCCGGGCCGTTTTCTGCCGCTTTGACCGGCAAGGCCTGCTCGCCGACGGGTTTTCATTGGGCGTTCGACACTTATGCCTCGTCGGTCGGTACCGCAACTGGCTTGGTCCAGGAAGGTGCCAAGAGCTGGTTTATTCTGGGGGCGGATTATGCCTATGGCAAGCAATTGGCAGCTGACCTGACCAAGGTCGTGGAGAAAAACGGCGGCCAGATCGTGGGCGAGGTCTTCCATCCGGTGGGGACGTCGGATTTTGCGTCCTTCCTGCTGCAGGCTCAGTCCTCCAAGGCGCAGGCAGTGGCTTTGGCCAATGCCGGGGCCGATACCAGCAACAGCATCAAGCAAGCGGCTGAGTTCGGCCTGACCCAAGGAGGCCAGAAGCTGGTCGCTCTGGGCATCGTCATCAGCGATGTGCATGCGCTGGGGCTGGAAAAGGCCCAGGGGCTGGTGGCGACCACGCCGTTTTACTGGAACCGCGATGATGCCAGCCGGAAATTCTCTGCTCGCTTCATGGAGCAAACCGGCCGCCAGCCCGGTATGGTGCAGGCCAGTGTGTATTCATCGACCTTGCACTACCTGAAGGCTGTGAAGGCGGCGGGCAGTACGGATGGCAAGGTCGTGGCCGAAAAAATGCGCGAACTTCCCGTGCATGATTTCTTTGCTGAAAACGGGGTGGTACGTAAGGACGGTTGGATGGCGCACGATATGTATCTGGTGCAGGTCAAGACCCCTGCCGAATCCAAG
- a CDS encoding ABC transporter ATP-binding protein, translating to MNNTTDAVLTVKGLSAQYGKVAALDPIDLVVGRGQIVTVIGANGAGKSTLLNALMGALPQRGHSQGQVLFQGQAIQDWDIERRVGLGLSLVPEKRELFASMSVHDNLLLGGFRLYRAGEHGWQDTLDQVFDLFPRLQERAQQAAGTLSGGERQMLAVGRALMARPSLLMLDEPSLGLAPRVVREIFQTISHLRSTGVSILLVEQNARAALHVADAGYVLETGSLVLQGDAASLSGHPRIIESYLGLAGTQNSP from the coding sequence ATGAATAACACGACGGATGCCGTCCTGACGGTCAAGGGCCTGTCGGCCCAGTACGGCAAGGTGGCCGCGCTGGATCCGATTGATCTGGTGGTGGGACGCGGACAGATTGTCACGGTGATCGGCGCGAATGGGGCCGGAAAATCGACTTTGCTCAATGCCTTGATGGGGGCTTTGCCGCAGCGCGGCCATAGTCAGGGGCAGGTGTTGTTCCAGGGGCAGGCGATCCAGGATTGGGATATCGAGCGCCGGGTGGGCCTGGGACTCAGCCTGGTGCCAGAAAAGCGCGAACTCTTTGCCAGCATGTCGGTGCACGATAATTTATTGCTGGGGGGCTTCCGGTTGTACCGCGCCGGCGAGCATGGCTGGCAGGACACGCTGGATCAGGTATTTGATCTGTTTCCCCGGCTTCAAGAACGCGCCCAGCAAGCGGCGGGGACTTTGTCCGGCGGCGAACGTCAGATGCTGGCTGTGGGACGGGCCTTGATGGCGCGGCCCTCTTTGTTGATGCTGGATGAACCCAGCCTGGGCCTGGCGCCCCGGGTGGTGCGCGAAATATTCCAGACGATTTCCCACTTGCGCAGTACCGGGGTGTCGATTCTGCTGGTCGAGCAAAATGCCCGCGCCGCTTTGCACGTTGCGGATGCTGGTTATGTTCTGGAAACTGGCTCTTTGGTGCTGCAGGGCGATGCTGCCTCGCTGTCTGGTCATCCCCGAATCATCGAAAGTTATCTGGGACTCGCCGGGACACAAAACAGTCCTTGA
- a CDS encoding branched-chain amino acid ABC transporter ATP-binding protein/permease yields the protein MRSRLIAGAALLVLAFLPWIPGIPAFWITQMNYIGLYSLVVLGLVLLTGVGGLTSFGQSAFVGLGAYSTAWLTTAVGVSPWLGLLAGLLLTCLVAYGLGLITLRLSGHYLPLCTLAWCLALYYLYGNLDFLGRYDGIAGIPPISLGDWSLGASESMYVLIWLALLLALWATHNLLDSRSGRAIRALRSGAMAESFGVDLAHYKVVIFVYAALLGSVSGWLYAHMQRAVSPSPFGLGYGIEYLFMAVVGGAGSVWGAVVGAATILLVKDQLQNVLPKLVGTGINLDLLVFGVLMILVLQFARDGLWPWLARLGHWLGGGPDTQAQKAVRNAAPAADLPRRALPAAGSLVLEVDQVRKEFGGLVAVNDISFSLRAGEIMGLIGPNGAGKSTTFNLISGVLALSAGQVRFMGERIDGQSAHEIARRGLVRSFQHVQLLPDMTVLDNVALGAHLRSQAGVMSAALRLDRASEASLMQEAARQLQRVGLGDVMDRPAGSLPLGRQRIVEIARALCGDPILLLLDEPAAGLRFQEKQALATVLDQLRQEGMSLLLVEHDMDFVMKLTDHLLVMDFGTRLAEGIPADIRHDPAVLEAYLGGVDEDWDVSAAAQTPPPADSAIQQKAHS from the coding sequence ATGCGCAGCCGTTTGATTGCAGGCGCAGCCCTGCTGGTGTTGGCTTTTTTGCCTTGGATTCCCGGAATACCGGCTTTCTGGATTACCCAGATGAACTACATCGGCCTGTACAGCCTGGTGGTGCTGGGGCTGGTGCTATTGACAGGGGTCGGGGGCCTGACCTCGTTTGGACAGTCCGCCTTTGTGGGGCTGGGGGCGTACTCCACGGCTTGGCTGACCACGGCGGTGGGCGTCTCGCCCTGGCTGGGGCTGTTGGCGGGTTTGTTGCTGACGTGCCTGGTGGCCTATGGTCTGGGCCTGATCACGTTGCGTTTGTCAGGTCATTATCTGCCCTTATGCACCCTGGCGTGGTGTCTGGCGCTGTACTACCTGTACGGCAACCTGGATTTTCTCGGACGCTACGACGGCATTGCCGGGATTCCGCCCATCAGCCTGGGCGACTGGTCGCTGGGGGCCAGCGAATCCATGTATGTCTTGATCTGGTTGGCTTTGTTGCTGGCTCTGTGGGCCACGCATAATTTGCTGGATTCCCGTTCAGGGCGGGCCATCCGGGCCTTGCGCAGCGGTGCCATGGCCGAATCCTTCGGGGTGGACCTGGCGCACTATAAAGTCGTCATTTTTGTCTATGCTGCCCTGTTGGGCAGCGTATCAGGCTGGTTGTATGCCCACATGCAGCGGGCCGTCAGTCCTAGCCCTTTTGGGCTTGGATATGGTATCGAATACCTGTTCATGGCCGTGGTGGGCGGCGCGGGCAGCGTCTGGGGGGCTGTTGTTGGGGCCGCCACGATTTTGCTGGTCAAGGACCAGTTGCAGAATGTCTTGCCCAAGCTGGTGGGTACAGGCATCAATCTCGATTTGCTGGTCTTTGGTGTGCTGATGATCCTGGTGCTGCAGTTTGCTCGCGATGGCCTGTGGCCGTGGCTGGCGCGGCTGGGTCACTGGCTGGGGGGCGGGCCGGACACGCAGGCGCAAAAAGCCGTGCGCAATGCAGCGCCTGCCGCCGATTTACCCCGGCGCGCCTTGCCTGCCGCCGGTTCACTGGTGCTCGAGGTCGATCAGGTTCGCAAAGAATTCGGCGGCCTGGTGGCCGTCAACGACATCAGCTTCAGCTTGCGTGCCGGTGAAATCATGGGCTTGATCGGTCCCAATGGGGCCGGCAAGAGCACGACCTTCAATTTGATCAGCGGTGTGCTGGCACTGAGCGCGGGGCAGGTTCGGTTCATGGGCGAACGCATCGATGGCCAGTCGGCGCATGAGATCGCCCGTCGTGGCCTGGTGCGCAGCTTCCAGCACGTGCAGTTGTTGCCCGATATGACGGTACTGGACAACGTGGCCCTGGGGGCGCATCTGCGCAGTCAGGCCGGGGTGATGTCAGCGGCCTTGCGGCTGGATCGCGCCAGCGAGGCGTCGTTGATGCAAGAAGCCGCCCGCCAACTGCAGCGCGTCGGGCTGGGGGATGTGATGGATCGGCCGGCAGGCAGTCTGCCGTTGGGTCGTCAGCGCATCGTCGAGATTGCGCGGGCCTTGTGTGGCGATCCAATTCTGCTGTTGCTGGATGAGCCCGCCGCCGGCTTGCGTTTCCAGGAAAAACAGGCCTTGGCGACGGTGCTGGATCAACTGCGTCAAGAAGGCATGAGCCTGCTGCTGGTGGAGCACGACATGGATTTTGTGATGAAGCTCACGGATCATTTGCTGGTCATGGACTTCGGGACACGTCTGGCCGAGGGGATTCCGGCCGATATCCGCCATGACCCCGCTGTACTGGAGGCCTATTTGGGCGGCGTGGACGAGGACTGGGATGTCTCGGCTGCTGCGCAGACGCCTCCGCCTGCCGACTCGGCGATCCAGCAAAAGGCCCATTCATGA